The Huiozyma naganishii CBS 8797 chromosome 1, complete genome genome window below encodes:
- the KNAG0A07330 gene encoding uncharacterized protein — translation MSEKNLQDVVRESEALRELVESLEIGGGSRAFCVESTTATSDAPNSTHTAIIFHNLRDKILSMCTKTGTTDSPPHSLRKRNLLQLEMVHHLDSQTDKEMLQLFPLGDQDVVDINVQTKLVPYGSKSPAASSASPQLGALPSHNSNSQGESYLSSEHSGHSRARTRAQNALKYLTLRNKHHCDCETAERAAEDTPVRGRSRWKLPHVGFGRRTTAQ, via the coding sequence ATGAGCGAGAAGAACTTGCAAGACGTTGTGCGAGAGTCTGAGGCGTTACGGGAGCTGGTTGAGTCTCTTGAAATCGGCGGCGGCAGTAGAGCGTTTTGTGTGGAAAGCACAACAGCAACTAGCGATGCCCCGAATTCTACCCACACAGCAATTATTTTCCACAATTTGAGAGATAAGATACTGTCCATGTGTACCAAAACGGGGACAACGGACAGTCCGCCGCACTCCTTGCGTAAACGGAACCTGCTGCAGTTAGAGATGGTGCACCATCTGGACTCACAGACCGACAAGGAGATGCTGCAGCTATTCCCGCTCGGAGACCAAGATGTAGTGGACATAAACGTGCAGACGAAGCTCGTGCCCTACGGGAGCAAGAGCCCTGCAGCGTCATCCGCGTCCCCGCAACTGGGTGCTCTGCCCAGccacaacagcaactcgCAGGGAGAGAGCTACCTATCCAGCGAGCACAGCGGACACAGCAGGGCCCGCACGCGCGCACAGAACGCGCTGAAGTACTTGACATTACGAAACAAGCACCACTGCGACTGCGAGACGGCAGAACGCGCGGCTGAGGACACGCCCGTCCGCGGCAGGTCCAGATGGAAACTTCCCCACGTCGGATTCGGCAGAAGAACAACCGCACAGTGA
- the NOT5 gene encoding CCR4-NOT core subunit NOT5 (similar to Saccharomyces cerevisiae NOT5 (YPR072W); ancestral locus Anc_3.370), protein MSQRKLQQDIDKLLKRVREGLDDYEEVYAKFQATDAENGSYREKLEGDLKREIKKLQKHREQIKTWLAKDDCKDRAPLLLENRRAIEHGMERFKTVERLMKTKQFSKEALLNPDITRDPRELQKREQMQFVQRCIEQLHTQLERHEATQDSQQCARHEFHIAHLEHVLKLLQNDGIDPDTVAEFQEDISYYVDNNEEPDFVEYETVYQDMNVDLGKSTSTSQQAVDPTHRKREDKSPRKKQSTKSSVMSSPEKTTAAGIAMADSTEQERTPSKKRERDTPSLQQQQQQQQPDLQFPQDKSKEIQDSIAQDLASKRAFKNPLFNSELPFWLDTKNTLVQPHDEMPAQMAAQLESSLLNCPDSLDADSPYLYRKQLSLPHPTSIFFPNEPIRFVYTFETPGDHTSGDIYANTSLAKILTKFDLDTLFFIFYHYQGTYEQFLAARELSINRDWQFNKKDRCWYYKEIEKLPPGMNKSEEESWRYFDYKKSWLARRCNSDFVYNEADFEKL, encoded by the coding sequence ATGTCGCAGAGGAAGTTGCAGCAGGATATTGACAAGCTGCTGAAGCGGGTGCGCGAGGGGCTAGACGACTACGAGGAGGTGTATGCGAAGTTTCAGGCGACTGATGCGGAGAACGGGTCGTATAGGGAGAAGCTCGAAGGAGATCTAAAGCGGGAGATCAAGAAGCTGCAGAAGCACAGGGAGCAGATCAAGACGTGGCTTGCGAAGGACGACTGCAAGGACCGGGCGCCGCTACTGTTGGAGAACAGGCGCGCCATAGAGCATGGGATGGAGCGGTTCAAGACCGTAGAGAGACTCATGAAGACGAAACAGTTCTCGAAGGAGGCGTTGCTGAACCCAGATATTACGAGGGACCCGCGGGAGTTACAGAAAAGAGAGCAGATGCAGTTCGTGCAGAGGTGTATAGAGCAACTACACACGCAATTGGAGAGGCATGAGGCGACTCAGGATTCGCAGCAGTGCGCGCGACACGAGTTCCATATCGCTCATTTGGAACATGTTCTCAAGTTGCTACAGAACGATGGGATCGACCCGGATACAGTCGCGGAATTCCAAGAGGATATCAGTTACTACGTGGACAACAACGAGGAACCAGATTTCGTAGAGTACGAGACCGTGTACCAGGACATGAACGTGGATCTGGGTAAAAGTACAAGTACATCGCAGCAGGCAGTGGACCCAACGCACAGGAAACGCGAGGACAAGTCCCCCAGGAAGAAACAGTCCACGAAATCGTCTGTTATGTCATCCCCAGAGAAGACCACCGCAGCAGGGATCGCCATGGCGGACTCCACAGAGCAGGAACGCACACcgtcgaagaagagggagaggGATACACCGTCtctccaacaacaacagcaacaacagcaaccgGACTTGCAGTTCCCACAGGACAAGTCGAAAGAGATTCAGGACTCGATCGCCCAGGACCTTGCCAGCAAGCGCGCGTTCAAAAACCCGCTTTTCAACAGCGAACTGCCCTTCTGGCTGGACACGAAGAACACGCTCGTGCAGCCGCACGACGAGATGCCCGCGCAAATGGCCGCACAGCTGGAGTCCTCCCTGTTGAACTGTCCGGACTCCCTCGACGCGGACTCGCCGTACCTTTACAGGAAACAACTGTCATTACCGCACCCTACGtcgatcttcttccccaATGAACCTATACGGTTCGTCTACACTTTCGAGACACCGGGGGACCACACGAGCGGCGACATATACGCTAACACCTCGCTCGCGAAGATCCTTACAAAGTTCGACCTCGACAcgctcttcttcatcttctacCACTACCAGGGCACGTACGAGCAGTTCCTCGCCGCACGCGAACTCAGCATCAACAGGGACTGgcagttcaacaagaaggacCGCTGCTGGTACTACAAAGAGATCGAGAAACTGCCTCCAGGAATGAACAAGTCAGAGGAGGAGTCCTGGCGGTACTTCGACTACAAGAAGTCCTGGCTGGCAAGACGTTGCAACTCGGACTTCGTGTACAACGAGGCAGACTTCGAGAAGTTGTAG
- the OPY2 gene encoding Opy2p (similar to Saccharomyces cerevisiae OPY2 (YPR075C); ancestral locus Anc_3.373): MSAITLFPSSAAGTATQISAVPTATNSAGCVVCNTTAQCPTCGDDEYCVMTSLTCRKCPVTYCAKRSEQVGSGISLSNGNSTGNSTTTGSTAASNSSGGSVRNNVVSGVVGGVGAGVLFLLVVWFCYRFYWKPRKTRLQEEAFHIKNLGGDISDDDDEGELYVDSDEEEEAEEMAAAEDAKQAVNVHAYLQASPRNAATTAQLREIQQLSVPGDRASHASTVRTGASNILPIAFIPGVTTAGTHPHPARVSHRLNTPGDVRSHITLGSSILEGLDDDSRSVATTGSTPRIRSSRAPQESLTTAVKGGRPRLVQINEEDDDDRATTTTTTGSFILDLDIPESLASHSNTRPRPPIPAARRGTPDCEDEDPFGDHHAM, encoded by the coding sequence ATGTCTGCGATCACGCTATTCCCCTCCTCTGCTGCGGGCACGGCGACCCAGATCAGTGCGGTCCCCACGGCGACGAACTCTGCCGGGTGTGTCGTATGTAACACCACGGCGCAGTGTCCGACGTGTGGGGACGACGAGTACTGTGTGATGACGTCGCTGACGTGCCGCAAGTGTCCCGTGACGTACTGTGCGAAGAGGTCCGAGCAGGTCGGGAGCGGGATCTCCTTGAGCAACGGCAACTCCACGGGGAACAGTACCACGACGGGTTCGACCGCCGCgagcaacagcagtggAGGCAGTGTGCGTAATAATGTGGTCAGtggtgttgttggtggtgttggCGCCggtgttttgtttctgctTGTTGTTTGGTTCTGTTACAGGTTTTATTGGAAACCCAGGAAGACGCGGTTACAAGAGGAGGCGTTCCACATCAAGAACCTCGGGGGAGACATCagcgacgatgacgacgaggggGAGTTGTATGTGGATTctgacgaggaagaggaagcgGAAGAGATGGCTGCTGCGGAGGATGCGAAACAGGCTGTCAACGTGCATGCGTACTTGCAGGCGAGTCCGCGCAATGCTGCCACGACTGCCCAACTGAGAGAGATCCAGCAACTGTCTGTCCCGGGCGACCGTGCGAGCCATGCGTCCACTGTCCGCACTGGTGCCTCCAACATTTTACCGATTGCGTTCATCCCCGGCGTGACCACTGCAGGGACCCACCCTCACCCTGCCCGTGTGTCACACCGCCTGAACACACCGGGGGACGTCCGGTCACACATCACGCTTGGGTCCTCGATATTAGAAGGGCTAGACGACGACTCGCGAAGTGTAGCCACTACGGGCAGCACGCCACGGATACGCTCCTCCCGTGCTCCACAAGAGTCGCTGACCACTGCGGTCAAGGGCGGGAGGCCGCGGCTTGTCcagatcaacgaggaggacgacgacgaccGAGCCACCACTACTACGACTACTGGTTCGTTCATCCTTGATCTGGACATCCCTGAGTCGCTAGCGTCGCACAGCAACACGAGGCCGCGGCCTCCTATTCCTGCTGCGCGGCGCGGCACCCCTGACTGCGAGGACGAGGATCCATTCGGCGACCACCACGCAATGTAG
- the LTP1 gene encoding tyrosine protein phosphatase LTP1 (similar to Saccharomyces cerevisiae LTP1 (YPR073C); ancestral locus Anc_3.371) produces MASEGKISVAFVCLGNICRSPMAEAVFKHTVKEHGLLDRFGKIASFGTARYHVGEPPDERSAATCRNHGVPVDHRAQQIRKSHFDEFDYVVCMDEANLGNLLRLKPEGSKARVELFGEWNTGGKFRKIVDDPYYGGINGFEYNFEQVSYFSEEFLKRELP; encoded by the coding sequence ATGGCGAGCGAGGGGAAAATTAGCGTTGCGTTTGTGTGTCTGGGCAACATCTGCCGCTCGCCCATGGCGGAGGCCGTCTTCAAACACACGGTCAAGGAGCACGGGCTATTGGACCGGTTTGGCAAGATCGCGTCGTTCGGGACCGCGAGGTACCACGTTGGTGAACCCCCCGATGAGCGGAGCGCTGCGACGTGTCGGAACCACGGTGTGCCCGTGGACCACCGCGCGCAGCAGATCCGGAAGTCCCACTTCGACGAGTTCGATTACGTCGTGTGCATGGACGAGGCGAACTTGGGGAACTTGTTGCGGTTGAAACCTGAGGGTTCGAAAGCACGAGTCGAGCTGTTCGGGGAGTGGAATACTGGTGGGAAGTTCCGGAAAATCGTGGACGACCCGTACTACGGTGGGATCAACGGGTTCGAGTACAACTTCGAACAAGTAAGTTACTTCAGCGAGGAGTTCCTCAAGAGGGAGTTGCCGTGA
- the TKL1 gene encoding transketolase TKL1 (similar to Saccharomyces cerevisiae TKL2 (YBR117C) and TKL1 (YPR074C); ancestral locus Anc_3.372), producing MSFGEIDKLAVSTARLLSVDQVCKANSGHPGAPLGLAPAAHVLFSQMKMNPKNPNWVNRDRFVLSNGHACALLYSMLHLTGYDFSIEDLKNFRQLDSRTPGHPERELPGVEVTTGPLGQGICNAVGLAIAQANFAATYNKPGFEISDNYTYSFCGDGCLQEGVSSEASSLAGHLKLGNLILIYDDNRITIDGKTSLSFTEDVAKRYEAYGWEVITVENGNEDLAGIAAAIAKAKQNKEQPTMIKLHTTIGFGSLNANTSGVHGSPLKPEDLKQLRQKFGFNPDKSFQVPQEVYDFYQKKVLQPGVEANKKWDQLLKAYEQKYPELGADLARRLAGQLPQDWAAKLPTYTPADSAFATRKLSEIVFQHIYDELPEMIGGSADLTPSNLTRWKEAVDFQPPSTGLGDFKGRYLRYGIREHGMGAIMNGIAAFGANYKPYGGAFMNFLGYAAGAIRVSALAEENVIWVATHDSIGVGEDGPTHQPIETLSHFRAMPNLHVFRPADGNEVSAAYKVAFESTGTPSVIALTRQNLPQLEGSSIEKAVKGGYVLQECADADITLAATGSEVSLSVEAAKLLAAKGIKARIVSLPDFLTFDKQPQEYRLSVLPDRIPVLSVEVLSTSGWGKYAHQSFGLDRFGASGPAPLVFKKFGFTPEGVATRAEKTVEFYKGQEVISPLRCAF from the coding sequence ATGTCATTCGGTGAAATTGATAAACTAGCTGTCTCCACCGCCAGACTGCTGAGTGTGGACCAGGTATGCAAGGCCAATTCCGGCCATCCAGGTGCCCCACTGGGGTTGGCGCCCGCTGCTCACGTTCTCTTCTCGcagatgaagatgaaccCTAAGAACCCAAACTGGGTCAACAGAGACAGGTTTGTCCTATCGAACGGTCACGCCTGTGCCCTGCTGTACTCCATGTTGCACTTGACCGGGTACGATTTCTCCATTgaggatttgaagaacttcaGACAGTTGGACTCCAGGACCCCAGGCCATCCAGAACGTGAATTGCCAGGTGTGGAGGTCACCACGGGCCCATTGGGGCAAGGTATCTGTAACGCCGTTGGTTTGGCCATTGCCCAGGCTAACTTCGCTGCTACTTACAACAAGCCAGGTTTCGAGATCTCCGATAACTACACTTACTCCTTCTGCGGTGACGGGTGTCTGCAAGAGGGTGTCTCCTCTGAGGCCTCTTCGCTTGCCGGTCACTTGAAATTGGGGAACTTGATCCTGATCTACGACGACAACAGGATCACCATCGATGGTAAGACCTCTCTGTCCTTCACTGAGGACGTCGCCAAGAGATACGAGGCTTACGGGTGGGAAGTCATCACCGTCGAGAACGGGAACGAGGACTTGGCTGGGATCGCCGCTGCGATCGCCAAGGCTAAGCAGAACAAGGAACAACCAACCATGATCAAGTTGCACACCACGATCGGGTTTGGCTCCTTGAACGCAAACACCTCCGGTGTTCACGGTTCCCCCTTGAAACCAGAGGACTTGAAGCAATTGAGACAGAAGTTTGGTTTCAACCCAGACAAGTCCTTCCAAGTGCCACAGGAAGTGTACGACTTCTAccagaagaaagtgttgcAGCCAGGTGTAGAGGCCAACAAGAAGTGGGACCAATTGTTGAAGGCGTACGAGCAGAAGTACCCTGAATTGGGCGCCGACTTGGCAAGAAGACTGGCGGGCCAATTGCCACAAGATTGGGCCGCCAAGTTGCCAACTTACACTCCAGCGGACTCCGCGTTCGCCACGAGAAAGTTGTCCGAGATCGTCTTCCAACACATCTACGACGAATTACCAGAGATGATCGGTGGGTCCGCCGATTTGACCCCATCGAACTTGACCAGATGGAAGGAGGCCGTCGACTTCCAACCACCTTCCACCGGGCTGGGTGACTTCAAGGGTAGATACCTAAGATACGGTATCAGAGAACACGGTATGGGTGCCATCATGAACGGTATCGCCGCCTTCGGTGCCAACTACAAGCCATACGGTGGTGCGTTCATGAACTTCTTGGGTTACGCCGCCGGTGCCATCAGAGTGTCCGCCCTTGCCGAGGAAAATGTCATCTGGGTCGCCACCCACGACTCCATCGGTGTCGGTGAAGATGGTCCAACGCATCAACCTATCGAGACTCTGTCCCACTTCAGAGCCATGCCAAACCTGCACGTCTTCAGACCAGCCGATGGTAACGAGGTCTCTGCCGCGTACAAAGTCGCCTTCGAGTCCACCGGGACCCCATCCGTCATCGCCTTGACAAGACAGAACTTGCCACAGTTGGAAGGTTCCTCCATCGAGAAGGCAGTCAAGGGTGGTTATGTTCTACAGGAGTGTGCCGACGCAGACATCACTTTGGCCGCCACTGGGTCCGAAGTGTCCCTGTCCGTTGAGGCCGCCAAGTTGTTGGCCGCTAAGGGCATCAAGGCTCGTATCGTCTCTCTACCAGACTTCTTGACCTTCGACAAGCAGCCACAAGAGTACAGACTGTCCGTCCTACCAGACAGAATCCCAGTCTTGTCCGTCGAAGTGCTGTCCACCTCCGGTTGGGGCAAGTACGCACACCAATCCTTCGGTCTAGACAGGTTCGGTGCCTCCGGCCCAGCTCCTCTtgtgttcaagaagttcgGGTTCACCCCAGAGGGCGTCGCCACAAGAGCGGAAAAGACCGTCGAGTTCTACAAGGGCCAAGAAGTCATCTCCCCATTGAGATGCGCCTTCTAA